One window of Papaver somniferum cultivar HN1 chromosome 9, ASM357369v1, whole genome shotgun sequence genomic DNA carries:
- the LOC113309019 gene encoding 17.8 kDa class I heat shock protein-like yields MSMIPSFLGNQRTNVFDPFSLDIWDPFLGNSGFSFPAGSEISKETSQLANTRIDWKETPEAHIFRADLPGIKKEEVIVEVEEGRVLQISGERNREKEEKNDKWHRVERSSGKFLRRFRLPENAKVDEVKASMENGVLTVSVPKVEEKKPEVKSIQISG; encoded by the coding sequence ATGTCGATGATTCCAAGTTTCTTAGGCAACCAAAGGACAAATGTTTTCGACCCATTCTCACTAGATATTTGGGACCCATTTTTAGGAAATTCTGGATTTTCCTTTCCGGCTGGTTCTGAAATTTCAAAAGAAACTTCACAATTGGCAAACACTAGAATCGACTGGAAAGAAACCCCAGAAGCTCATATATTTAGAGCAGATCTTCCTGGAATTAAGAAGGAAGAAGTGATAGTCGAAGTTGAAGAAGGAAGAGTTCTTCAGATAAGTGGTGAAAGAAatagagaaaaagaagagaagaatgatAAATGGCATAGAGTTGAACGCAGCAGCGGTAAGTTTTTAAGGAGATTCAGATTGCCTGAGAATGCAAAAGTTGATGAAGTTAAGGCGTCCATGGAGAATGGAGTGCTTACTGTGAGTGTTCCCAAAGTCGAAGAGAAGAAGCCTGAAGTCAAGTCCATTCAGATTTCTGGTTAA
- the LOC113309018 gene encoding caffeoylshikimate esterase-like yields the protein MVQHHPIGEANEQSPFGSLSPTEFYAKHSVAHSSSFITNSRGLKLFTQSWTPLPPTKIIGIVAMVHGFTGESSWFVQLTAIHFAKSGFITCAIDHQGHGFSDGLQCHIPDINPVVDDCINYFDSFRAQHSPSLPSFIFAESLGGAIALLIHLRRGKPWDGIVLNGAMCGISPKFKPPWPLEHFLSVVAWAVPTWQVVPTRGSIPQVSFKEEWKRKLAVASPRRSQARPRAATALELLRVCREVQQRFGEIEVPLLIIHGGDDVVCDPACAEELYKKAASKDKTIRIFPDLWHQLVGESQEDVDLVFNGVIEWLRERAERVAAAGGD from the coding sequence atggtgCAGCATCATCCAATTGGAGAAGCAAATGAGCAAAGTCCATTCGGATCTCTATCTCCCACAGAATTTTATGCAAAACATTCAGTAGCTCATTCATCATCCTTCATCACAAACTCGAGAGGCTTAAAACTCTTCACTCAATCATGGACACCACTTCCACCAACCAAGATCATCGGAATTGTTGCCATGGTTCATGGATTTACAGGTGAATCCAGTTGGTTTGTCCAGCTCACAGCTATTCACTTTGCAAAATCTGGGTTTATCACTTGTGCTATTGATCACCAAGGTCATGGATTCTCTGATGGTCTTCAATGCCACATACCTGATATTAACCCAGTTGTTGATGATTGTATCAATTACTTTGATTCCTTTAGGGCACAACATTCTCCGTCACTTCCTTCGTTTATTTTCGCTGAATCGCTCGGCGGAGCCATCGCGCTGTTGATTCATCTTCGCCGTGGTAAACCATGGGATGGGATTGTTCTCAATGGTGCCATGTGTGGAATTAGCCCCAAATTTAAACCACCATGGCCGTTGGAGCATTTCTTGTCTGTTGTAGCTTGGGCTGTTCCTACTTGGCAGGTAGTTCCGACTCGTGGATCGATACCGCAAGTCTCGTTCAAGGAGGAGTGGAAGAGGAAACTGGCGGTTGCGAGTCCTCGGCGTAGTCAGGCGAGGCCAAGAGCAGCCACAGCACTGGAGTTGCTAAGGGTTTGTAGAGAGGTGCAGCAaaggtttggtgaaattgaagtACCACTGCTGATTATTCATGGTGGGGATGATGTTGTGTGTGATCCTGCTTGTGCAGAGGAATTGTATAAAAAAGCTGCTAGTAAGGATAAGACTATTAGGATTTTTCCTGATTTGTGGCACCAGTTAGTAGGGGAATCACAGGAGGATGTGGATTTGGTTTTCAACGGTGTTATCGAGTGGCTCCGTGAACGAGCTGAGCGAGTTGCTGCCGCTGGTGGTGATTAG